A DNA window from Zingiber officinale cultivar Zhangliang chromosome 3A, Zo_v1.1, whole genome shotgun sequence contains the following coding sequences:
- the LOC122051793 gene encoding pentatricopeptide repeat-containing protein At3g02650, mitochondrial-like: MWRPLIRRSSPIYSTQVCLQTLPLIPPPPSSPSWIRPVDTRLPTLRFFSSSEMEMGIKTDEHCEADESVTRLWKANIDDDDTSDIFADEKFEETAETECDVDLEQVEKVRSLVGGTSQDSLETRLDQIDVTLSAELVALVLQTPDVLPQNLINFFVWAWKSEEETVRSSRTVEMLVDAVSGSTELSKMEAYKLWDLVKEIGKNNAVLLNTSILNQLISLFGRLQKPRAGLEVFNKFSDFGCSPDRNTYCLTIAALGTRSLFNTAWPVCEKMLTSEDLPDGENIGKIITFLCKGKKAKEAHLVYLMAQQKEMLLPSSCLDILVRSLSRKEETLHMALELLNNYPKEYVRNANAIFALVIQGLCRAKQPQEAKKLLLRMVHSGPPPGTAVFNYVITALSKGGEMEDAISLMNLIKERGLQPDIYTYSVIMSGFAEGGLMDEAYQIYREAKKKHSKLSPVTYHIIIRGYCKMEEYEKALKCLKEMKEDGVQPNSDEYNKLIRSLCLKALDWRTAEKLLEEMKESGLFLNDATRSLILAVKELEEEAKSESVGDEV; this comes from the coding sequence ATGTGGCGGCCATTGATCCGACGATCATCTCCGATCTACTCGACTCAGGTCTGCCTCCAAACCCTGCCTCTGatccctcctcctccttcctcaccCTCATGGATCCGCCCCGTCGACACCCGCCTCCCCACGCTccgtttcttctcttcttccgagATGGAGATGGGGATTAAGACAGACGAGCATTGTGAAGCGGACGAAAGCGTTACCCGTTTGTGGAAAGCGAACATTGACGATGATGATACCTCTGATATTTTCGCGGACGAGAAGTTCGAAGAAACGGCCGAGACTGAGTGCGACGTCGATCTGGAGCAGGTCGAGAAGGTCAGGTCCCTTGTTGGTGGCACTTCGCAAGATTCCTTGGAAACAAGATTGGATCAGATTGACGTGACATTGAGTGCCGAGTTAGTGGCGTTGGTGCTTCAGACGCCGGATGTCTTACCTCAAAATCTGATTAACTTCTTCGTGTGGGCTTGGAAGAGTGAAGAAGAGACAGTCAGATCATCAAGGACGGTGGAAATGCTTGTCGACGCTGTCAGTGGTTCTACTGAACTTAGCAAAATGGAGGCATACAAGTTGTGGGATTTGGTTAAGGAAATCGGGAAGAATAACGCGGTGCTGCTGAATACTTCAATTCTTAATCAATTGATTTCTTTGTTTGGGAGATTGCAGAAACCTAGGGCTGGTCTCGAAGTGTTCAACAAGTTCAGCGACTTTGGTTGTTCCCCGGATAGGAATACATACTGCTTGACAATTGCTGCCCTCGGCACACGATCCTTGTTTAACACTGCCTGGCCTGTTTGTGAGAAGATGCTTACCTCCGAAGACCTCCCTGACGGCGAGAATATTGGGAAGATAATTACATTCTTGTGTAAAGGGAAAAAAGCAAAGGAGGCTCATTTGGTTTACCTGATGGCTCAGCAGAAGGAGATGTTACTCCCAAGTTCTTGCTTAGATATTCTGGTTAGGAGTCTTTCCAGAAAGGAAGAAACGCTGCATATGGCTCTGGAGTTGCTAAACAACTATCCTAAGGAATATGTAAGGAATGCCAATGCTATTTTTGCTTTAGTAATTCAAGGTTTATGCAGGGCTAAACAACCTCAGGAGGCCAAAAAGCTATTACTTAGGATGGTTCATTCAGGTCCACCACCTGGAACTGCCGTGTTTAATTATGTCATCACTGCTCTTTCAAAGGGAGGAGAAATGGAGGATGCCATTTCTCTGATGAACTTAATTAAAGAGAGAGGATTGCAACCAGATATTTACACCTACAGTGTTATCATGAGTGGCTTTGCAGAAGGTGGCCTGATGGACGAGGCCTATCAAATCTATCGTGAAGCCAAGAAGAAACATTCTAAGCTTAGTCCTGTCACTTATCACATAATTATACGTGGTTATTGCAAGATGGAGGAGTATGAGAAGGCTCTTAAATGTTTGAAGGAGATGAAAGAGGATGGAGTACAACCAAATTCAGATGAGTACAACAAACTAATACGATCTTTGTGCCTTAAGGCTCTTGATTGGCGCACAGCTGAAAAGCTTCTGGAAGAGATGAAAGAGAGTGGCTTGTTCCTTAACGATGCCACACGCAGTCTCATTTTGGCAGTCAAGGAATTGGAAGAGGAAGCAAAGTCTGAATCTGTTGGCGATGAAGTGTAA